From a region of the Corallococcus coralloides DSM 2259 genome:
- a CDS encoding type III secretion system protein, producing MTRRTPVFAAPLLALLFLTGCSIELQHELTEADANEIYVLLSKNGINAKKEKAEGGNEVRFTIVVPKGDAAQAAELLKRNSLPRPVEKGLSHFAKGSMVPTATEERAMLLKAMAGEVSNALNQIDGVLEARAIVMVPENNDLSQPENKPMPSASVFIKYRTVEGGKPPVSMEAVKQFVASSVSELKPEAVTVLMTEAMAPTAETTETNRLQDVLGVRMTAASASTFKMILGGAFVLILAMMGLTGWTFMRGGSGGAAPAAPRPARARGGREG from the coding sequence ATGACTCGCCGAACGCCCGTCTTCGCCGCCCCGCTCCTCGCCCTGCTGTTCCTCACCGGCTGCTCCATCGAGCTGCAGCACGAGCTGACGGAAGCGGATGCGAATGAAATCTACGTCCTGCTCAGCAAGAACGGCATCAACGCCAAGAAGGAGAAGGCGGAGGGCGGCAACGAAGTGCGCTTCACCATCGTCGTCCCCAAGGGCGACGCCGCGCAGGCCGCGGAGCTCTTGAAGCGCAACTCGCTGCCGCGCCCGGTGGAGAAGGGCCTGTCCCACTTCGCCAAGGGCAGCATGGTGCCCACCGCCACGGAGGAGCGCGCCATGCTCCTCAAGGCCATGGCGGGTGAGGTCTCCAACGCGCTCAACCAGATCGACGGCGTGCTGGAGGCGCGCGCCATCGTGATGGTGCCGGAGAACAACGACCTGTCGCAGCCGGAGAACAAGCCGATGCCGTCGGCCTCCGTGTTCATCAAGTACCGCACGGTGGAGGGCGGCAAGCCCCCCGTCTCCATGGAGGCGGTGAAGCAGTTCGTCGCCAGCTCCGTGTCGGAGCTCAAGCCGGAGGCCGTCACCGTGCTGATGACGGAGGCCATGGCCCCCACGGCGGAGACCACGGAGACCAACCGCCTGCAGGACGTGCTCGGCGTGCGCATGACGGCCGCCAGCGCGAGCACCTTCAAGATGATCCTCGGCGGTGCGTTCGTGCTCATCCTGGCGATGATGGGCCTCACCGGGTGGACCTTCATGCGCGGCGGCTCGGGTGGCGCTGCCCCCGCGGCGCCGCGTCCCGCGCGTGCGCGCGGCGGTCGCGAGGGCTAG
- a CDS encoding EAL domain-containing protein: MTLLNGCGRCQTLPETPDAPGRLFLWPPLGHSLGKLVAHLRDSGGTFQLRTDVQCVVVGMGEGGLRKLFASLPNVLTAEEVRGTRALFVEGDGEPGLADFPRVDSLQRLTTLHQSGWLVDMLAESRLTTFFQPIVHAQDTSRVFAHEALLRGRDRDGALVPPNRLFDTAREADLLFQLDLAARTTAIREAVRHQLSTHLFINFTPTAIYDPAYCLRSTAAAIRESGIPESHVVFEIIESDRAANAAHLRAIVDFYRAAGFKVALDDLGAGYSSLNLIHQLRPEFMKLDMELVRGVHADPYKASIVQKLLEIARQLGIQTVAEGIETPEELSWVRRHGVDFVQGYLIAKPAGAPVSTTPRITD; this comes from the coding sequence ATGACCCTGTTGAACGGATGTGGCCGCTGCCAGACCCTGCCCGAGACGCCGGACGCACCGGGGCGTCTCTTCCTGTGGCCGCCGCTGGGTCACAGCCTGGGCAAGCTGGTGGCCCACCTGCGTGATTCGGGGGGCACCTTCCAGCTGCGCACCGACGTTCAGTGTGTCGTGGTGGGGATGGGGGAGGGCGGCCTGCGGAAGCTCTTCGCGAGCCTTCCCAACGTGCTGACGGCGGAGGAGGTGCGGGGCACGCGCGCCCTCTTCGTCGAGGGCGACGGCGAGCCCGGCCTGGCGGACTTCCCGCGCGTGGACTCACTGCAGCGGCTCACCACGCTGCATCAGTCCGGGTGGCTGGTGGACATGCTGGCGGAGTCGCGGCTCACCACGTTCTTCCAGCCCATCGTCCATGCGCAGGACACCTCGCGCGTCTTCGCGCACGAGGCGCTCCTGCGAGGCCGGGACCGGGACGGGGCGCTGGTGCCCCCGAACCGGCTGTTCGACACGGCGCGCGAGGCGGACCTGCTGTTCCAGCTGGACCTGGCCGCGCGCACCACCGCCATCCGCGAGGCGGTGCGGCACCAGCTGAGCACGCACCTGTTCATCAACTTCACGCCCACGGCCATCTACGATCCGGCCTACTGCCTGCGCTCCACGGCGGCGGCCATCCGCGAGTCGGGCATCCCGGAGTCGCACGTCGTCTTCGAGATCATCGAATCCGACCGGGCCGCGAACGCGGCGCACCTGCGCGCCATCGTGGACTTCTACCGTGCGGCGGGCTTCAAGGTGGCGCTGGACGACCTGGGCGCGGGCTACTCGTCGCTGAACCTCATCCACCAGCTCCGGCCGGAGTTCATGAAGCTGGACATGGAGCTGGTGCGGGGCGTCCACGCGGACCCCTACAAGGCGTCCATCGTGCAGAAGCTGCTGGAGATCGCCCGGCAGCTCGGGATCCAGACGGTGGCCGAGGGCATCGAGACGCCCGAGGAGCTGTCCTGGGTGCGCCGGCACGGGGTGGACTTCGTGCAGGGCTACCTCATCGCGAAGCCCGCGGGCGCACCGGTGAGCACCACCCCGCGCATCACGGATTGA
- a CDS encoding PD40 domain-containing protein: protein MNPRPHVIAVLLALLLPELALAQVFVVPRRAGKTPVNSYEFEWRHVDILVGPAATGLAKPADHTAHDNPPGTQGGPNPQAPTTSSQTGDTQSPPGGPEVTPSGNVTMAPPGEQKPPSDGIALDMGASDAGIPPTVTGLPDGGIPPPGVVALADGGTAGDAGMLAGVTGADGGADGGAVFSGAPLMLGSSDAGFKYTYAKDLGAKTGGVRFYFYEREREVAERAAPIIEEAYRYLVDQFKYVPTETFPYILYSSYAEFLQTNVFAVSEGTLGVTSTEDLKLSLPYLGDHHLFEEVSTHELAHQFTIQKVRTVAEQAKTFGDPLGGYPLWFIEGLAEFYAKRGLDPEAEMMVRDLLVNPDLMKGYAFLDFFSPGPYGYLWIYKVGQARVAFLEDEYGAGITQRLLEEAPRLVGGSRDSPSLKFEELLERLTGDDPKRISARFENWLKRRAFKTYLDSSQTAPALDSLGETPGIVTAFASGPDGNVLALRTIVPETGESRLYLTDPRTPGKTVKVVGDGVPGVESLHPVSGRNFALTKDKLAFVAERTGRDVLYVQDYVHLSEKRSTDVLVRRSAVRTGIGTEVGLNVKLETGDRRAYRVDKQGVLAIYSPAFSPDGRYIAFIGINDAGLRDLYLVDLTQGEDAKIRKLTDDVFAERHVTWGPSGIIYTSDATSHRKYNLFRIKPDAPAGQAERLTSEDRDEADPLALPDGRVFFVAYNNSSSDLHERLADGRIVRRTDLVTGVFEPGPGPDGGLWMLFHMSGERKPSLLRPPRMLSLESAKEPVADPPSPLALRPLTDAQNYRPFTRENIELGPIFGFAGAGGGGFVGQVFASASDRLRDHQMVLTLAVYGSFELTDGLLLYINDEKRTTWGAGLFQSLRFRVDKTFDNLPPEQRPFFVSSERYFGALGSLRYPLSTFFYLQGDLSIGGTKYFLDDYNEFYLAFPERNESNMELLSAWRADNQHIRFQTELSGRVGYDSIKYHYATGPLAGSSVLLEGTLGVQPFDGQAYGNVRLDAERYFPIYGRTNFFARLGAGTTAGGRYARSYYLSSFDTLRGVNFGDERWLLGQHFVYSTLEAQLPLNDIIRVAFLSDLEAIAAVDMGGVGESASDLWDHRVLNAVVGFNLSLGPLLLRLHFARPFDINAAAGMPDEGWVTNFSIGVAGLNGFFDTRGDRRPGSPTPGPALMPALGGGYTTPMVH from the coding sequence TTGAACCCCCGTCCGCACGTCATCGCCGTGCTGCTGGCCCTGCTCCTGCCGGAGCTCGCGCTGGCCCAGGTCTTCGTCGTTCCCCGCCGCGCGGGGAAGACGCCCGTGAACAGCTACGAGTTCGAGTGGCGGCATGTCGACATCCTCGTGGGCCCCGCCGCCACCGGCCTGGCGAAGCCCGCGGACCACACCGCGCATGACAACCCGCCCGGCACACAAGGCGGCCCCAATCCGCAGGCGCCCACCACGTCGTCCCAGACGGGCGATACGCAGTCCCCGCCGGGCGGCCCGGAGGTCACTCCTTCCGGCAACGTGACCATGGCGCCGCCAGGAGAGCAGAAGCCCCCGTCCGACGGCATCGCACTCGACATGGGCGCGTCCGACGCTGGCATCCCTCCGACCGTCACGGGCCTGCCCGACGGCGGCATCCCGCCTCCGGGCGTGGTGGCGCTGGCGGACGGCGGCACGGCGGGCGACGCGGGCATGCTCGCGGGCGTCACTGGCGCGGACGGCGGCGCGGACGGTGGCGCGGTGTTCTCCGGCGCGCCGCTGATGCTGGGCAGCTCCGACGCCGGCTTCAAATACACCTACGCGAAGGACCTGGGCGCGAAGACGGGCGGCGTGCGCTTCTACTTCTACGAGCGCGAGCGCGAGGTGGCCGAGCGGGCCGCGCCCATCATCGAGGAGGCGTACCGGTACCTGGTGGATCAGTTCAAGTACGTCCCCACGGAGACGTTCCCGTACATCCTCTACAGCAGCTACGCGGAGTTCCTCCAGACGAACGTGTTCGCGGTCTCCGAGGGCACGCTGGGCGTCACCTCCACGGAGGACCTGAAGCTGTCCCTGCCGTACCTGGGCGACCACCACCTCTTCGAGGAGGTCAGCACGCACGAACTGGCGCACCAGTTCACCATCCAGAAGGTGCGCACCGTGGCCGAGCAGGCCAAGACGTTCGGCGACCCGCTGGGCGGCTATCCGCTGTGGTTCATCGAAGGTCTGGCGGAGTTCTACGCCAAGCGCGGCCTGGACCCCGAGGCGGAGATGATGGTGCGGGACCTGCTGGTGAACCCGGACCTGATGAAGGGCTATGCCTTCCTCGACTTCTTCTCACCCGGGCCGTACGGCTACCTGTGGATCTACAAGGTCGGTCAGGCGCGCGTGGCGTTCCTGGAGGACGAGTACGGCGCGGGCATCACCCAGCGGTTGCTGGAAGAGGCGCCCCGGCTGGTGGGCGGCTCGCGCGACTCCCCGTCGCTCAAGTTCGAGGAGCTGCTGGAGCGGCTGACGGGGGATGACCCCAAGCGCATCTCCGCGCGGTTCGAGAACTGGCTCAAGCGCCGGGCGTTCAAGACGTACCTGGACTCGTCGCAGACGGCGCCCGCGCTGGACTCGCTGGGCGAGACGCCGGGAATCGTGACGGCGTTCGCCAGCGGTCCGGACGGCAACGTGCTGGCGCTGCGCACCATCGTGCCGGAGACGGGCGAGAGCCGGCTGTACCTCACGGATCCGCGCACGCCGGGCAAGACGGTGAAGGTGGTGGGTGATGGCGTGCCGGGCGTGGAGTCCCTGCACCCGGTGTCCGGCCGCAACTTCGCGCTGACCAAGGACAAGCTCGCGTTCGTGGCGGAGCGCACCGGACGCGACGTGCTGTACGTCCAGGACTACGTGCACCTCTCCGAGAAGCGGAGCACGGACGTGCTGGTGCGGCGCTCGGCGGTGCGCACGGGCATTGGCACGGAGGTGGGCCTCAACGTGAAGCTGGAGACAGGGGACCGGCGCGCGTACCGCGTCGACAAGCAGGGCGTGCTGGCCATCTACTCGCCGGCCTTCTCCCCGGACGGCCGCTACATCGCGTTCATCGGCATCAACGACGCGGGCCTGCGCGACCTGTACCTGGTGGACCTCACGCAGGGCGAGGACGCGAAGATCCGCAAGCTCACCGACGACGTCTTCGCGGAGCGCCACGTCACCTGGGGCCCGTCCGGCATCATCTACACGTCCGACGCGACGTCGCACCGCAAGTACAACCTCTTCCGCATCAAGCCGGACGCGCCGGCGGGACAGGCTGAGCGCCTCACCAGCGAGGACCGCGACGAGGCGGATCCGCTGGCGCTGCCGGACGGCCGCGTGTTCTTCGTGGCCTACAACAACAGCAGCTCCGACCTGCACGAGCGGCTGGCGGATGGCCGCATCGTGCGGCGCACCGACCTGGTGACGGGCGTCTTCGAGCCGGGCCCCGGCCCCGACGGCGGCCTGTGGATGCTCTTCCACATGAGCGGTGAGCGGAAGCCGTCCCTCCTGCGTCCGCCGCGCATGCTGTCGCTGGAGAGCGCGAAGGAACCGGTGGCGGATCCGCCCTCACCGCTGGCGCTCCGGCCCCTCACCGACGCGCAGAACTACAGGCCCTTCACCCGGGAGAACATCGAGCTGGGGCCCATCTTCGGCTTCGCGGGCGCGGGCGGTGGCGGCTTCGTGGGCCAGGTGTTCGCGTCCGCCTCCGACCGGCTGCGCGACCACCAGATGGTCCTCACGCTGGCGGTGTACGGCTCCTTCGAGCTGACGGACGGCCTGCTGCTCTACATCAACGACGAGAAGCGCACCACGTGGGGCGCCGGTCTGTTCCAGTCGCTGCGCTTCCGCGTGGACAAGACGTTCGACAACCTGCCGCCGGAGCAGCGGCCGTTCTTCGTGTCGTCGGAGCGCTACTTCGGCGCGTTGGGCAGCCTGCGCTACCCGCTCAGCACGTTCTTCTACCTCCAGGGCGACCTGAGCATCGGCGGCACGAAGTACTTCCTGGATGACTACAACGAGTTCTACCTGGCGTTCCCGGAGCGCAACGAGTCGAACATGGAGCTCCTGTCCGCGTGGCGCGCGGACAACCAGCACATCCGCTTCCAGACGGAGCTGAGCGGGCGCGTCGGCTACGACAGCATCAAGTACCACTACGCGACGGGGCCGCTCGCGGGCAGCTCCGTGCTGCTGGAGGGCACCCTCGGCGTGCAGCCCTTCGACGGACAGGCGTACGGCAACGTGCGCCTGGACGCGGAGCGGTACTTCCCCATCTACGGCCGCACCAACTTCTTCGCGCGCCTGGGCGCGGGCACCACGGCGGGCGGCCGCTACGCGCGCTCCTACTACCTGTCCAGCTTCGACACCCTGCGCGGCGTGAACTTCGGCGACGAGCGGTGGCTGCTGGGCCAGCACTTCGTCTACTCCACGCTGGAGGCGCAGCTGCCCCTCAACGACATCATCCGGGTGGCCTTCCTGAGCGACCTGGAGGCCATCGCCGCGGTGGACATGGGCGGCGTGGGCGAAAGCGCGAGCGACCTTTGGGACCACCGCGTGCTCAACGCCGTCGTGGGCTTCAACCTGTCGCTGGGGCCCCTGCTGTTGCGCCTGCACTTCGCGCGGCCCTTCGACATCAACGCCGCCGCGGGCATGCCCGACGAGGGCTGGGTGACGAACTTCTCCATTGGCGTCGCCGGCCTCAACGGCTTCTTCGACACCCGGGGCGACCGCAGGCCGGGCTCGCCCACGCCGGGCCCGGCGCTGATGCCTGCCCTGGGCGGCGGCTACACGACGCCCATGGTGCACTGA
- a CDS encoding LVIVD repeat-containing protein, with product MNRLPLVAATALLAFGCGKDSSENKAECQLEAIDLTGCDRSTLSVVQAEGVWNANINLNDGYSGPLAIRFSPGDPLLLGLAMTTKQVTPDTFFLASDVAGSAEGSTVRYAFAGCKASGPNEVLGVVRVCGNGATVSQGTFTAKRVVRREGEAESDRVELLGQGVLPRGAANGVSVANGYAYVIAGSEGLFVYNVKDPAHPTLVSEQKFPSETFSSTLISGTTLYLGTYSKGIRICDLANPEVPTCDKTVLADLPTVRVDGMVKDGNLLYVASPLPKSDIIILDATQPSAPTLVVRYTVEGSSPDLSEYPYALAVQDNRLYVSNWSYGVTVTDLAPLATTTKLPKILGRFPGPATSALAVGKLGDSTVVYQGSDAWGSSIVAMDATNPTSIVQRGELPLRPEATLGGMVLSGTTLYVANYQDGLRVYDVSTLGTPKAAGYFNSWSETDAGRGKSYFDGLQGVHVADGLVYGWDTTRGLLIFRHTP from the coding sequence ATGAATCGTCTCCCTCTCGTCGCCGCTACCGCGCTCCTTGCCTTCGGTTGTGGCAAGGACAGTTCCGAAAACAAGGCCGAGTGTCAGCTTGAAGCCATCGACCTGACCGGTTGTGACAGGTCGACGTTGAGTGTCGTCCAGGCGGAAGGTGTCTGGAACGCCAACATCAACCTGAACGACGGCTACTCGGGTCCTTTGGCCATCCGGTTCTCGCCCGGCGATCCGCTCCTCCTCGGCCTGGCGATGACGACGAAGCAAGTCACTCCGGACACCTTCTTCCTGGCCAGCGACGTGGCGGGCAGCGCGGAAGGCTCGACGGTGCGCTACGCGTTCGCCGGCTGCAAGGCCTCCGGGCCCAACGAGGTGCTGGGCGTGGTTCGCGTGTGCGGCAACGGCGCGACGGTGAGCCAGGGCACCTTCACCGCCAAACGCGTCGTGCGTCGCGAGGGCGAGGCCGAGTCCGACCGGGTGGAGCTGCTGGGCCAGGGCGTGCTGCCCCGCGGCGCCGCCAACGGCGTGTCGGTCGCGAACGGCTACGCCTACGTCATCGCGGGCAGCGAGGGCCTGTTCGTCTACAACGTGAAGGACCCCGCGCACCCGACGCTGGTGTCCGAGCAGAAGTTCCCCTCGGAGACGTTCTCCAGCACGCTCATCAGCGGCACGACGCTCTACCTGGGCACCTACTCGAAGGGCATCCGCATCTGCGACCTCGCCAACCCGGAGGTCCCCACCTGCGACAAGACGGTGCTGGCGGACCTGCCGACGGTGCGCGTGGACGGCATGGTGAAGGACGGCAACCTGCTCTACGTGGCGTCGCCCCTGCCCAAGTCGGACATCATCATCCTGGACGCGACCCAGCCGTCCGCGCCGACCCTCGTGGTGCGCTACACGGTGGAGGGCTCCTCGCCCGACCTGAGCGAGTACCCCTACGCCCTGGCGGTGCAGGACAACCGCCTGTACGTGAGCAACTGGAGCTACGGCGTGACGGTGACGGATCTCGCGCCCCTGGCGACGACGACGAAGCTGCCCAAGATCCTGGGCCGCTTCCCCGGGCCCGCCACCAGCGCCCTGGCGGTGGGCAAGCTGGGGGATTCCACGGTCGTCTACCAGGGCTCTGATGCGTGGGGCTCCTCCATCGTGGCGATGGACGCCACGAACCCGACGTCCATCGTGCAGCGCGGCGAACTGCCGCTGCGGCCCGAGGCGACGCTGGGCGGCATGGTCCTGTCGGGCACGACGCTCTACGTGGCCAACTACCAGGACGGCCTGCGGGTGTACGACGTGTCCACGCTGGGGACGCCGAAGGCCGCCGGGTACTTCAACAGCTGGAGTGAGACGGACGCGGGCCGGGGCAAGAGCTACTTCGACGGCCTGCAGGGCGTTCATGTCGCGGACGGGCTGGTGTATGGGTGGGACACGACGCGCGGGCTGCTCATCTTCCGCCACACCCCGTGA
- a CDS encoding tetratricopeptide repeat protein, protein MAETPSEIANSLVPMARQPAMVLLESGYLWLDMGHFDKAKEVFVGAAALMPKSEVPQIGLGAVEFAQGKHDKALAAYRVAQRLAPLSSLPRAHAGEALLFMGKVPEALKELKAAIDLEPESDGAKLAQALIQAKEAGALPPPKK, encoded by the coding sequence ATGGCGGAGACCCCTTCGGAGATTGCCAACAGCCTCGTGCCCATGGCGCGCCAGCCGGCCATGGTCCTGCTGGAGTCCGGTTACCTGTGGCTGGACATGGGTCACTTCGACAAGGCCAAGGAGGTCTTCGTCGGTGCCGCCGCGCTCATGCCCAAGAGCGAGGTGCCCCAGATTGGCCTGGGCGCCGTGGAGTTCGCGCAGGGCAAGCACGACAAGGCCCTGGCGGCCTACCGGGTCGCCCAGCGCCTTGCTCCCCTGTCGTCACTGCCCCGGGCACACGCCGGGGAGGCCCTGCTGTTCATGGGCAAGGTGCCGGAGGCCCTCAAGGAGCTGAAGGCCGCCATCGACCTGGAACCCGAAAGCGACGGCGCGAAGCTGGCCCAGGCGCTCATCCAGGCGAAGGAAGCGGGGGCTCTGCCTCCGCCGAAGAAGTAG
- a CDS encoding sigma-70 family RNA polymerase sigma factor, with protein MPLGEDRKVILEKYGPYVRSLAATVRKQFNAQLELDELLAYGQIGLLEAAERFDPKVGANFLTFAHYRIKGAIFDGLRKMGVLRGADARTAYQGERATAYLGNLADREQGASNRGSSFDDDIGDISDAVAGLAAVFAAGAEGAEAAGYVDESLPADQRLEMEQLKNRVRSAIEKLPEKERKLLQGYYFQGRTLEEAGAEIGQSKSWASRLHARAIDRLKELLNEEEELPPPSTDARRVSHGGSDERHLRGTGSAAKAAGPGRAADSAEDGRVEVRRSSR; from the coding sequence TTGCCTCTGGGTGAAGACAGGAAGGTCATCCTGGAGAAGTACGGCCCGTACGTGCGGTCGCTCGCGGCCACCGTGCGCAAGCAGTTCAATGCCCAGCTGGAGCTGGATGAACTGCTGGCCTATGGGCAGATCGGTCTGCTGGAAGCCGCTGAGCGCTTCGACCCCAAGGTCGGCGCCAACTTCCTCACCTTTGCCCACTACCGCATCAAGGGCGCCATCTTCGACGGCTTGAGGAAGATGGGCGTCCTGCGGGGCGCGGACGCCCGCACCGCCTATCAGGGCGAGCGCGCGACGGCGTATCTGGGAAATCTGGCGGACCGCGAGCAGGGCGCAAGCAACCGCGGGTCGTCATTCGACGATGATATTGGAGACATCTCGGATGCCGTGGCGGGCCTCGCGGCGGTTTTCGCCGCGGGGGCGGAAGGGGCGGAGGCGGCGGGCTACGTGGATGAATCGCTCCCGGCGGATCAACGCCTGGAGATGGAGCAGTTGAAGAACCGGGTGCGCTCGGCCATCGAGAAGCTTCCGGAGAAAGAGCGCAAGCTCCTGCAGGGCTATTACTTCCAGGGACGCACGCTGGAAGAGGCGGGAGCGGAGATCGGGCAGTCGAAGAGCTGGGCGTCGCGGCTTCATGCGCGGGCCATTGATCGGCTCAAGGAACTCTTGAACGAGGAGGAGGAACTCCCTCCCCCCTCGACGGATGCAAGGAGGGTGTCACATGGCGGCTCCGATGAGCGGCATCTCCGCGGGACAGGTAGCGCAGCAAAAGCTGCAGGACCAGGGCGCGCAGCAGACTCAGCAGAAGACGGGCGCGTCGAAGTTCGACGGAGTTCTCGCTGA
- a CDS encoding flavin monoamine oxidase family protein, translating into MDHEADVVILGAGAAGLAAAERLMSQGLRVLVLEARDRVGGRVATLRDTVADVPLELGAEFVHGRPARLIRRIHRAGLTVSPCNDTHALLWRGKLEDGEDAFAFQEPLMSAKGPDRPMTAWVAEQARIHQWPPIVCAMARSYVRGFYAADPDVASTLAIARMERTADGSGGTTPSRVLEGYDRVPHAMAAKLFAKPDTLFLNAVAEEVRWRPGSVLVRARTRQGTPLGTFRGKHAVVTLPVGVLQAKPPAPGAVRFVPRVREQEQAWNRLAMGSLVKVLLRFRSAFWREQEATARFGFFHAPASAFPTWWTLSPHRRTRHLVGWSGGPTAASLSRSSEKVVLGRALQGLSQLFHLSVRELHARLEAWHVQDWQAEPYTRGGYAVIPSGAMDAVEALARPVGRTLFFAGEATHAGGDEGTVHGALETGRRAADELLARRSKA; encoded by the coding sequence ATGGACCACGAGGCGGATGTCGTCATCCTGGGGGCCGGCGCCGCGGGGCTCGCCGCGGCCGAACGATTGATGAGCCAGGGCCTGCGGGTCCTCGTGCTGGAGGCGCGCGACCGCGTGGGCGGCCGCGTGGCGACGCTCCGGGACACGGTGGCGGACGTGCCCCTGGAGCTGGGCGCGGAGTTCGTCCATGGCAGGCCCGCCAGGCTGATCCGGCGCATCCACCGGGCCGGCCTGACCGTGAGCCCGTGCAACGACACGCACGCGCTCCTGTGGCGCGGGAAGCTGGAGGATGGGGAGGACGCCTTCGCGTTCCAGGAGCCCCTGATGTCCGCGAAGGGACCGGACCGCCCCATGACAGCGTGGGTCGCGGAGCAGGCGCGCATCCACCAGTGGCCGCCCATCGTGTGCGCGATGGCGCGTTCGTACGTCCGGGGCTTCTACGCGGCGGATCCGGACGTCGCGAGCACGCTCGCCATTGCTCGGATGGAGCGGACCGCTGACGGGTCCGGGGGCACGACGCCTTCGCGCGTGCTGGAGGGGTATGACCGCGTGCCGCATGCGATGGCCGCGAAGCTGTTCGCGAAGCCGGACACGCTGTTCCTCAACGCCGTGGCCGAGGAGGTGCGCTGGAGACCGGGCTCGGTCCTCGTGCGGGCCCGGACCCGGCAGGGCACTCCGCTCGGGACGTTCCGGGGGAAGCATGCGGTGGTGACGCTTCCCGTGGGCGTGTTGCAGGCGAAGCCGCCCGCCCCGGGGGCCGTGCGCTTCGTGCCTCGTGTGCGGGAGCAGGAGCAGGCCTGGAACCGGTTGGCGATGGGCTCCCTGGTGAAGGTCCTCTTGCGCTTCCGCTCGGCGTTCTGGCGCGAGCAGGAGGCCACCGCGCGCTTCGGCTTCTTCCACGCTCCCGCATCCGCGTTCCCCACGTGGTGGACGCTGTCGCCCCACCGGCGCACGCGGCACCTGGTGGGCTGGAGTGGAGGCCCGACCGCCGCGTCGCTGTCCCGCTCGAGCGAGAAGGTGGTGCTGGGACGCGCCCTCCAGGGGCTGTCCCAGCTCTTCCATCTCTCCGTGCGGGAGCTGCACGCGCGGTTGGAAGCGTGGCACGTGCAGGACTGGCAGGCGGAGCCGTACACGCGCGGGGGCTACGCGGTCATCCCTTCTGGCGCGATGGACGCCGTCGAGGCGCTCGCGAGGCCCGTGGGCCGGACGCTCTTCTTCGCGGGCGAGGCCACGCATGCGGGCGGCGATGAGGGCACCGTGCATGGTGCGCTCGAGACGGGCCGCCGCGCGGCGGACGAGCTGCTGGCACGGCGCTCGAAGGCTTGA